From Lysobacter silvisoli, the proteins below share one genomic window:
- the ftsH gene encoding ATP-dependent zinc metalloprotease FtsH, whose amino-acid sequence MNDLAKNLLLWVIVAVVLMMVFKAFGPPAVGSEALAYDQFVQQVQGDRIKQVNISEDRTTINGERKDGSKFVTYAPADKDLVNDLINHKVAIEQAPPQSGPSLFMILINVLPWLLFIGIWVYFMRQMQQGGSKGAMSFGRSRAKLQGEDQVKVTLADVAGCDEAKEEVGELVEFLRDPSKFQKLGGKIPRGVLMVGPPGTGKTLLARAIAGEAKVPFFSISGSDFVEMFVGVGASRVRDMFEQAKKHAPCIIFIDEIDAVGRHRGAGLGGGHDEREQTLNQLLVEMDGFEGGEGVIVIAATNRPDVLDPALLRPGRFDRQVVVGLPDVKGREQILRVHMRKLPLADDVVPMTIARGTPGFSGADLANLCNEAALFAARENGKEVRMEHFDKARDKIMMGTENRSMAMSEEEKRNTAYHEAGHAIVGRLVPDHDPVYKVTIIPRGRALGVTMYLPEGDRYSYNKINIESRLCSLYGGRVAEELIFGADMVTTGASNDIERATKMARNMVTKWGLSELGPITYGEEEDEVFLGRSVTQHKNVSDETARKIDEVVRSILDSAYARTTEILKANRDKLEVMAQALLQYETIDAGQIDEIMEGRVPGPPADWVKSGRTSKDDKGRPGAIGGPAAQT is encoded by the coding sequence ATGAACGACTTGGCCAAGAATCTGTTGCTCTGGGTGATCGTCGCCGTCGTCTTGATGATGGTGTTCAAGGCGTTCGGCCCGCCCGCGGTCGGCAGCGAAGCGCTGGCGTACGACCAGTTCGTGCAGCAGGTGCAGGGCGACCGCATCAAGCAGGTCAACATTTCCGAGGATCGCACCACGATCAACGGCGAGCGCAAGGACGGCAGCAAGTTCGTCACCTACGCGCCGGCCGACAAGGATCTGGTCAACGATCTGATCAACCATAAGGTCGCGATCGAGCAGGCGCCGCCGCAGAGCGGTCCGTCGCTGTTCATGATCCTGATCAACGTGCTGCCCTGGCTGCTGTTCATCGGCATCTGGGTCTACTTCATGCGCCAGATGCAGCAGGGCGGCAGCAAGGGCGCGATGAGCTTCGGCCGTTCGCGCGCCAAGCTGCAGGGCGAGGACCAGGTCAAGGTGACCCTGGCCGACGTGGCCGGCTGCGACGAGGCCAAGGAAGAGGTGGGCGAGCTGGTCGAGTTCCTGCGCGACCCGTCCAAGTTCCAGAAGCTGGGCGGCAAGATCCCGCGCGGCGTGCTGATGGTGGGCCCGCCGGGTACCGGTAAGACCCTGCTGGCGCGCGCCATCGCCGGCGAGGCCAAGGTCCCGTTCTTCTCGATCTCCGGTTCCGACTTCGTCGAGATGTTCGTCGGCGTCGGCGCCAGCCGCGTGCGCGACATGTTCGAGCAGGCCAAGAAGCACGCGCCCTGCATCATCTTCATCGACGAAATCGACGCGGTCGGCCGCCATCGCGGCGCCGGCCTGGGCGGCGGCCACGACGAGCGCGAGCAGACCCTGAACCAGCTGCTGGTCGAGATGGACGGTTTCGAAGGCGGCGAAGGCGTGATCGTGATCGCCGCGACCAACCGCCCCGACGTGCTCGATCCGGCGCTGCTGCGCCCGGGCCGTTTCGACCGCCAGGTGGTGGTGGGCCTGCCCGACGTGAAGGGCCGCGAGCAGATCCTGCGCGTGCACATGCGCAAGCTGCCGCTGGCCGACGACGTGGTGCCCATGACCATCGCCCGCGGTACTCCGGGTTTCTCCGGCGCCGATCTGGCCAACCTGTGCAACGAGGCGGCGCTGTTCGCCGCGCGCGAGAACGGCAAGGAAGTGCGCATGGAGCACTTCGACAAGGCCCGCGACAAGATCATGATGGGCACCGAAAACCGTTCCATGGCGATGAGCGAAGAGGAAAAGCGCAACACCGCTTACCACGAAGCCGGCCATGCGATCGTCGGCCGCCTGGTGCCCGACCACGACCCGGTCTACAAGGTCACCATCATCCCGCGCGGCCGCGCGCTGGGCGTGACCATGTACCTGCCCGAGGGCGATCGCTACAGTTACAACAAGATCAACATCGAAAGCCGTCTGTGCTCGCTGTACGGCGGCCGCGTCGCCGAGGAGCTGATCTTCGGCGCGGACATGGTCACCACCGGCGCGTCCAACGACATCGAGCGTGCGACCAAGATGGCCCGCAACATGGTCACCAAGTGGGGCCTGTCCGAGCTGGGTCCGATCACCTACGGCGAAGAAGAGGACGAAGTCTTCCTCGGCCGCTCGGTGACCCAGCACAAGAACGTGTCCGACGAGACCGCGCGCAAGATCGACGAGGTGGTGCGCAGCATTCTCGACAGCGCCTACGCGCGCACCACCGAGATCCTCAAGGCCAACCGGGACAAGCTGGAAGTGATGGCCCAGGCCCTGCTGCAGTACGAGACCATCGACGCAGGCCAGATCGACGAGATCATGGAAGGGCGCGTGCCGGGTCCGCCGGCGGATTGGGTCAAGTCCGGCCGGACCAGCAAGGACGACAAGGGCCGTCCAGGCGCGATCGGCGGTCCCGCGGCGCAGACCTGA
- the rlmE gene encoding 23S rRNA (uridine(2552)-2'-O)-methyltransferase RlmE, with amino-acid sequence MPARSKSSHRWLKEHFSDPFVKKAKAEGMRSRAAYKLEELVERDRLLKPGMVVVDLGAAPGGWSQWVRQALGDKGRVIALDILEMPSLAGVEFLHGDFRDDAVLSRLEASLGGQTVDLVLSDMAPNMSGVDAVDLPRAMHLSELAMDFADRHLRVDGTFLIKLFQGVGFDEYVRELRRRYAKVSIRKPAASRKRSTEVYALAQGKRAQIK; translated from the coding sequence ATGCCCGCCCGCAGCAAGAGCAGCCACCGCTGGCTCAAAGAGCACTTTTCGGACCCCTTCGTGAAGAAGGCCAAGGCCGAAGGGATGCGCTCGCGCGCGGCCTACAAGCTGGAGGAACTGGTCGAGCGCGACCGTCTGCTCAAGCCGGGCATGGTCGTGGTGGACCTGGGCGCGGCCCCGGGCGGCTGGTCGCAGTGGGTCCGCCAGGCCCTGGGCGATAAGGGCCGGGTCATCGCCCTGGACATCCTGGAGATGCCCAGCCTGGCCGGGGTGGAGTTCCTTCATGGCGATTTCAGGGACGATGCGGTCCTATCCAGGCTGGAAGCGAGCCTGGGCGGACAAACGGTGGACCTTGTGCTGTCCGACATGGCCCCCAATATGAGCGGTGTGGATGCGGTGGACCTGCCGCGGGCGATGCACCTGTCGGAACTGGCGATGGATTTCGCCGACCGCCATTTGCGCGTCGACGGCACGTTCCTGATCAAGCTGTTCCAGGGCGTGGGTTTCGACGAGTACGTGCGCGAGCTGCGCCGCCGTTACGCCAAGGTCTCGATCCGCAAACCCGCGGCCTCGCGCAAGCGTTCGACGGAAGTCTATGCGTTGGCACAGGGCAAGCGGGCGCAAATTAAGTAA
- the yhbY gene encoding ribosome assembly RNA-binding protein YhbY codes for MSTLLTSAQTRFLRGQAHDLKAMLQVGGKGVTDALVAEIDLALEHHELIKVKVAAEDREARDAMISDLADRTGAALVQRIGHTAVLYRQSKDKRQIVLPRN; via the coding sequence ATGTCCACCCTGCTGACCTCCGCCCAGACCCGTTTCCTGCGGGGGCAGGCGCACGACCTGAAGGCGATGCTGCAGGTCGGCGGCAAGGGCGTGACCGACGCGCTGGTGGCCGAGATCGACCTGGCCCTGGAGCACCACGAGCTGATCAAGGTCAAGGTGGCCGCCGAGGACCGCGAGGCCCGCGACGCCATGATCTCCGACCTCGCCGACCGCACCGGCGCCGCCCTGGTCCAGCGCATCGGCCACACCGCCGTGCTGTACCGGCAGAGCAAGGACAAGCGCCAGATCGTGCTGCCGCGCAACTGA
- a CDS encoding Mth938-like domain-containing protein yields the protein MQLTLENPDHAYFLRGADGQAALVNDRRLEASFVLSPDTLVEGWGVRDVRSLSLDDLAPLLALEPELIVLGCGGQQAFPPAATLAACLARGVGLESMTNAAAARTFNVLAGEGRRVVAGFVLPG from the coding sequence ATGCAACTGACGCTGGAAAACCCCGATCACGCCTATTTCCTGCGCGGCGCCGACGGCCAGGCTGCCTTGGTCAACGACCGCCGCCTGGAAGCCAGTTTCGTGCTCTCGCCCGACACCCTGGTCGAAGGCTGGGGCGTGCGCGACGTGCGCAGCCTGAGCCTGGACGACCTGGCGCCGCTGCTGGCGCTGGAGCCGGAGCTGATCGTGCTGGGCTGCGGCGGCCAGCAGGCCTTCCCGCCCGCCGCCACCCTGGCCGCCTGCCTGGCCCGCGGCGTGGGCCTGGAATCGATGACCAACGCCGCCGCCGCCCGCACCTTCAACGTACTGGCCGGCGAAGGCCGGCGCGTGGTCGCCGGATTCGTGCTGCCGGGGTGA
- a CDS encoding peptidoglycan DD-metalloendopeptidase family protein, whose amino-acid sequence MSARMTKTARTRTFACIAVAAALSLAACSSTVIREPARGGSRPAPVRVSTPKYGATAAVQRGDTLYGIAFRNGIDARDLAAWNGIAPPYTIYPGQRLKLYPGSGRGSAPRPSAPPVAGTPTRPSTGTTPTVPRPPVVAPPRPTPPPAAPVSSGINWRWPADGGLLSRYSSGDPTKQGIDIAGSSGAPVRAAADGVVVYSGSGLVGYGELIIIKHNDAWLSAYGHNRSRLVNEGQLVKGGQQIAEMGRSGAAREMLHFEVRYNGKPVDPLLYLPKK is encoded by the coding sequence ATGAGCGCGCGCATGACCAAGACCGCAAGGACCCGCACTTTCGCCTGCATCGCCGTCGCGGCCGCGCTGTCGCTGGCGGCCTGTTCCAGCACCGTGATCCGCGAGCCCGCGCGTGGCGGCAGCCGCCCGGCTCCGGTGCGCGTGTCCACGCCCAAGTATGGTGCCACCGCCGCGGTGCAGCGCGGCGACACGCTCTACGGCATCGCCTTCCGCAACGGCATCGACGCGCGCGACCTGGCCGCGTGGAACGGCATCGCCCCGCCTTACACCATCTATCCCGGGCAGCGCTTGAAGCTCTACCCCGGCAGCGGTCGCGGCAGCGCGCCGCGCCCGTCCGCGCCGCCGGTGGCGGGCACGCCCACCCGGCCGTCGACCGGCACCACGCCGACCGTGCCGCGCCCGCCGGTGGTCGCCCCGCCGCGCCCCACGCCGCCGCCGGCCGCGCCGGTCAGCAGCGGGATCAACTGGCGCTGGCCCGCCGATGGCGGCCTGCTCAGCCGCTATTCCTCGGGCGACCCGACCAAGCAGGGTATCGACATCGCCGGCAGCAGCGGCGCGCCCGTGCGCGCGGCCGCGGACGGCGTGGTGGTGTACTCCGGCTCCGGCCTGGTCGGCTACGGCGAACTGATCATCATCAAGCACAACGACGCCTGGCTCTCGGCCTACGGCCACAACCGCAGCCGCCTGGTCAACGAAGGCCAACTGGTGAAGGGCGGCCAGCAGATCGCCGAAATGGGCCGCAGCGGCGCGGCTCGGGAAATGCTGCACTTCGAGGTGCGCTACAACGGCAAGCCGGTGGATCCGCTGCTGTATTTGCCTAAGAAGTAA
- a CDS encoding YqaA family protein produces MKIFGPLYERTMTWAAHPRAPTYLTVLSFVEAIIFPVMPEVMLAPMCVAQPKRGFWFATLSLAGSMLGALVGYALGHYAFEALKPVFAAMGMLPAIESGIATVQAKMAESPWAVFTFLVLGGFMPIPMKVFTWASGIVGVPMLQYVLSMLIGRGKRVYLLALAIRIGGPRAEAALRRYIEPVGWIATAIVVVGLGWLWWHAKSGA; encoded by the coding sequence GTGAAGATTTTCGGCCCGCTCTACGAGCGCACCATGACCTGGGCCGCGCACCCGCGCGCGCCCACCTATTTGACCGTGCTCAGCTTCGTCGAGGCCATCATCTTCCCGGTGATGCCCGAGGTGATGCTGGCGCCGATGTGCGTGGCCCAGCCCAAGCGCGGGTTCTGGTTCGCCACCCTGAGCCTGGCCGGCTCCATGCTCGGCGCCCTGGTCGGCTACGCGCTGGGCCATTACGCGTTCGAGGCCCTGAAGCCGGTGTTCGCGGCCATGGGCATGCTGCCGGCGATCGAATCGGGCATCGCCACGGTCCAGGCCAAGATGGCCGAATCGCCGTGGGCGGTGTTCACCTTCCTGGTGCTGGGCGGCTTCATGCCGATTCCGATGAAGGTGTTCACCTGGGCGTCGGGCATCGTCGGCGTGCCCATGCTGCAATACGTGCTGAGCATGCTGATCGGCCGCGGCAAGCGGGTCTACCTGCTGGCGCTTGCGATCCGCATCGGCGGCCCGCGCGCCGAGGCGGCATTGCGCCGCTACATCGAGCCGGTGGGCTGGATCGCCACCGCGATCGTGGTGGTGGGATTGGGCTGGCTGTGGTGGCACGCCAAATCGGGAGCATGA
- a CDS encoding protein-L-isoaspartate(D-aspartate) O-methyltransferase: MSVRMRLQPDAIGTGLTSQRVRDRLVERLRDNGIGDERVLNAIRTVPRHLFVDEALATRAYEDTALPIGHGQTISQPWVVAKMTEALLADGVPAKVLEIGTGSGYQAAILAALGLEVHTVERIGELLRVARKRFRQLGLNVRSKHDDGRIGWPENGPFDAIIVTAAAPALVDALTAQLAPGGTLIAPVGGASSQSLLKLRKDAEGNVSQTTLAPVVFVPLLSGMID; encoded by the coding sequence ATGAGCGTACGCATGCGCCTGCAACCCGACGCCATCGGTACCGGCCTGACTTCGCAGCGCGTGCGCGACCGCCTGGTCGAGCGCCTGCGCGACAACGGTATCGGCGACGAGCGCGTGCTCAACGCCATCCGCACCGTACCGCGCCATTTGTTCGTGGACGAGGCACTGGCCACGCGCGCCTACGAGGACACCGCGCTGCCGATCGGCCACGGCCAGACCATCTCCCAGCCTTGGGTGGTGGCCAAGATGACCGAGGCCCTGCTCGCCGACGGCGTGCCGGCCAAGGTATTGGAGATCGGCACCGGCTCGGGCTACCAGGCCGCGATATTGGCCGCGCTGGGCCTGGAAGTGCATACCGTCGAGCGCATCGGCGAGCTGCTGCGGGTGGCGCGCAAGCGCTTCCGCCAACTCGGTTTGAACGTGCGCAGCAAGCACGACGACGGCCGCATCGGCTGGCCCGAGAACGGCCCCTTCGACGCCATCATCGTCACCGCTGCCGCGCCGGCTCTGGTCGATGCGCTGACCGCGCAGCTGGCCCCGGGCGGCACCCTGATCGCGCCGGTCGGCGGCGCTTCGTCGCAGTCGCTGCTGAAGCTGCGCAAGGACGCCGAAGGCAACGTCAGCCAAACCACGCTGGCGCCGGTGGTGTTCGTGCCGCTGCTGTCGGGCATGATCGATTGA
- the surE gene encoding 5'/3'-nucleotidase SurE — protein MRVLVSNDDGVDAPGIRVLAQTLREAGHEVLVVAPDRDRSGASNSLTLDAPVRVTQVDAQTWRVYGTPTDCVHVAITGMLEVEPDLVVSGINNTANLGDDVIYSGTVAAAMEGRFLGLPAVAMSLQTVDHDGKHYETAARAAVEIIARLRTDPLPADTILNVNVPDLPWSEISGFEVTRLGNRHRAEACIPQRDPRGRQWWWIGAAGPEQDAGPGTDFHALRRGCISITPIHVDLTRYQALEQVASWVGGLADALERGA, from the coding sequence ATGCGAGTTCTCGTGAGTAACGACGATGGCGTCGATGCCCCCGGCATCCGCGTCCTGGCGCAGACCCTGCGCGAGGCCGGGCACGAAGTGCTGGTGGTGGCTCCCGACCGCGACCGTTCCGGCGCGAGCAATTCGCTGACCCTGGACGCGCCGGTGCGCGTGACCCAGGTCGACGCGCAGACCTGGCGCGTCTACGGCACCCCCACCGACTGCGTGCACGTGGCCATCACCGGCATGCTCGAGGTCGAGCCCGACCTGGTGGTGTCCGGCATCAACAACACCGCCAACCTCGGCGACGACGTGATCTATTCCGGCACCGTGGCCGCGGCGATGGAAGGCCGCTTCCTGGGCCTGCCGGCGGTGGCGATGTCGCTGCAGACCGTGGACCACGACGGCAAGCATTACGAAACCGCGGCCCGCGCCGCGGTTGAAATCATCGCCCGGCTGCGCACCGACCCGCTGCCGGCCGACACCATCCTCAACGTCAACGTGCCCGACCTGCCCTGGAGTGAGATCTCCGGCTTCGAGGTGACCCGCCTGGGCAACCGCCACCGCGCCGAAGCCTGCATACCGCAGCGCGACCCGCGCGGCCGCCAGTGGTGGTGGATCGGCGCGGCCGGCCCCGAGCAGGACGCCGGACCCGGCACCGACTTCCATGCGCTGCGCCGCGGCTGCATTTCGATCACCCCGATCCACGTCGACCTGACCCGTTACCAGGCGCTGGAACAGGTCGCCAGCTGGGTCGGCGGACTGGCCGACGCGCTGGAGCGCGGGGCATGA
- a CDS encoding Smr/MutS family protein — protein MADERDDDDAALFRSAVGPVRPLPDNAPPPAAPKPKPRARMAERDEEQARDDFRHALDVSLAGSGELEAGDALSYRREELPLPTFRRLRRGEISAQEELDLHGSDVREAEALLRAFLRDAREHGLGCVRIIHGKGRGGADYVDSRGLPVLKNLVDRLLRQRSDILAFHSAPPTQGGTGAVLVLLAPPLRRR, from the coding sequence ATGGCCGACGAACGCGACGACGACGATGCCGCCCTGTTCCGCTCCGCGGTGGGGCCGGTGCGGCCGTTGCCGGACAACGCACCGCCGCCGGCCGCGCCCAAGCCTAAGCCGCGCGCGCGCATGGCCGAGCGCGACGAGGAGCAGGCGCGCGACGACTTCCGCCATGCCCTGGACGTCAGCCTGGCCGGCAGCGGCGAGCTGGAGGCCGGCGACGCCCTGTCCTATCGCCGCGAGGAACTGCCGCTGCCCACGTTCCGGCGCCTGCGCCGCGGCGAGATTTCGGCGCAGGAGGAATTGGACCTGCACGGCAGCGACGTGCGCGAAGCCGAGGCGCTGCTGCGCGCCTTCCTGCGCGACGCGCGCGAGCACGGGCTGGGATGCGTGCGCATCATCCACGGCAAGGGCCGTGGCGGCGCGGACTACGTCGACAGCCGCGGGCTGCCGGTGCTGAAGAACCTGGTCGACCGCCTGCTGCGGCAACGCAGCGACATTCTCGCCTTCCACTCCGCTCCGCCCACGCAGGGCGGCACCGGGGCGGTGCTGGTATTGCTGGCGCCGCCGCTACGGCGGCGCTAG
- the truD gene encoding tRNA pseudouridine(13) synthase TruD, translating into MSGTDPLPRAHGAPVLRARMRSAPEDFVVEELPGFEPSGSGEHLLLTVEKRGMNTAFAAKRIAQWAGVGEMAIGYAGLKDRQALTRQRFSVHLPKRVAPDPATLDSVSESGESLRVLASTWHAKKLPRGALAGNRFVLTLREAQGERAQVEQRLQAIAARGVPNYFGEQRFGRDGDNVAAALAMFAGRRVRREQRSLLLSAARSELFNRVLAARVADGNWDRALPGEVWMLDGSRSVFGPQPYDDTLAARLAAFDIHPSGPLWGRGQSRAQEQAAELEQAALAGDEAAALRAGLEQAGLNQERRALRLRPEGLSWRWLDDAEGAVLELSFALPAGAYATVVMSEIGDIASLVRP; encoded by the coding sequence GTGAGCGGCACCGATCCGCTGCCGCGCGCGCATGGCGCGCCGGTGCTGCGCGCACGCATGCGCAGCGCGCCGGAGGATTTCGTGGTCGAGGAACTGCCCGGCTTCGAGCCCAGCGGCAGCGGCGAGCACCTGCTGCTGACGGTGGAGAAGCGCGGCATGAACACCGCCTTCGCCGCCAAGCGCATCGCCCAATGGGCGGGCGTGGGCGAGATGGCGATCGGCTACGCCGGCCTCAAGGATCGCCAGGCCCTGACCCGGCAGCGTTTCAGCGTGCATCTGCCCAAGCGGGTGGCGCCGGATCCGGCCACGTTGGACAGCGTGAGCGAGTCGGGCGAATCGCTGCGCGTGCTGGCCAGCACCTGGCACGCCAAGAAGCTGCCGCGCGGCGCCCTGGCCGGCAACCGCTTCGTGCTGACCCTGCGCGAGGCGCAAGGCGAGCGTGCGCAAGTGGAGCAGCGCCTGCAGGCGATCGCCGCGCGCGGCGTGCCCAACTATTTCGGCGAGCAGCGTTTCGGCCGCGACGGCGACAACGTGGCCGCGGCGCTGGCCATGTTCGCCGGCCGCCGCGTGCGCCGCGAGCAGCGCAGCCTGCTGCTGTCCGCCGCGCGCTCGGAGTTGTTCAATCGGGTGCTGGCCGCGCGCGTGGCCGACGGCAACTGGGATCGCGCGCTGCCGGGCGAGGTGTGGATGCTGGACGGCAGCCGCAGCGTGTTCGGTCCGCAGCCCTACGACGACACGCTGGCGGCGCGGCTGGCGGCGTTCGACATTCATCCCAGCGGTCCGTTGTGGGGGCGCGGCCAGTCGCGCGCGCAGGAACAGGCGGCCGAGCTGGAGCAGGCCGCATTGGCCGGCGATGAAGCCGCGGCGCTGCGCGCCGGCCTGGAGCAGGCCGGTTTGAACCAGGAGCGCAGGGCATTGCGCCTGCGCCCGGAAGGGCTGTCGTGGCGTTGGCTGGACGACGCGGAAGGCGCTGTTTTGGAGCTTTCCTTCGCGCTTCCCGCCGGAGCGTACGCCACCGTCGTTATGTCCGAAATCGGCGATATCGCGTCGCTGGTTCGCCCCTGA
- the ispF gene encoding 2-C-methyl-D-erythritol 2,4-cyclodiphosphate synthase, whose translation MRIGQGYDVHAFGDGDHVMLGGVRVPHERGVLAHSDGDVVLHALCDAMLGALALGDIGRHFPPSDERWRGADSRRFLRHCNELIAQRGYRVGNADVTVVCERPKVGPHAQAMREAIAADLGIDLDAVSVKATTSEKLGFTGRGEGIAATAICLLVPL comes from the coding sequence ATGCGCATCGGCCAAGGCTACGACGTCCACGCGTTCGGCGACGGCGACCACGTGATGCTGGGCGGCGTACGCGTGCCGCACGAGCGCGGCGTGCTCGCCCATTCCGACGGCGACGTGGTCCTGCACGCGCTGTGCGACGCCATGCTGGGCGCGCTGGCGCTGGGCGACATCGGCCGGCACTTTCCGCCCAGCGACGAGCGCTGGCGCGGCGCCGACAGCCGCCGCTTCCTGCGCCATTGCAACGAACTGATCGCGCAGCGCGGTTATCGCGTCGGCAACGCCGACGTGACCGTGGTCTGCGAGCGGCCCAAGGTCGGCCCGCACGCGCAGGCCATGCGCGAGGCCATCGCCGCCGACCTGGGCATCGATCTGGACGCGGTCAGCGTCAAGGCCACCACCAGCGAAAAGCTCGGCTTCACCGGCCGCGGCGAGGGCATTGCCGCGACCGCGATCTGCCTGCTGGTGCCGTTGTGA
- the ispD gene encoding 2-C-methyl-D-erythritol 4-phosphate cytidylyltransferase: protein MSAAVWAVMPAAGRGTRFGGPMPKQYLQAAGKPLIAHALDALLAHPRVAGAMVALAADDALWPGWSERQGKPVLRCAGGGERADSVLAALRALPASVADDDLVLVHDAARPNLRGADLDALIAAAEAEADGAILGAPVRDTLKRAGDGRILSTEPRDGLWRAFTPQAFRRGALTAALRDAAVAGLMVTDEASAMEYAGFHPRLVEGREDNLKVTTPADLALVEYLLGLR, encoded by the coding sequence ATGAGCGCCGCGGTCTGGGCGGTGATGCCCGCCGCCGGCCGCGGTACCCGCTTCGGCGGGCCCATGCCCAAGCAATACCTGCAGGCGGCCGGCAAGCCGCTGATCGCGCACGCGCTGGACGCGTTGCTCGCGCACCCGCGCGTGGCCGGGGCGATGGTGGCGCTGGCCGCAGACGATGCGCTGTGGCCGGGCTGGAGCGAGCGTCAGGGCAAGCCGGTGCTGCGCTGCGCCGGCGGCGGCGAACGCGCCGACTCGGTGCTGGCCGCGCTGCGCGCGCTACCCGCATCGGTGGCCGACGATGATCTGGTGCTGGTGCACGATGCCGCGCGTCCGAACCTGCGCGGCGCCGACCTGGACGCGCTGATCGCCGCGGCCGAAGCCGAAGCGGACGGCGCCATCCTCGGCGCGCCCGTGCGCGACACGCTCAAGCGCGCCGGCGACGGCCGCATCCTCAGCACCGAGCCGCGCGACGGCCTGTGGCGCGCGTTCACCCCGCAGGCCTTCCGCCGCGGCGCGCTCACCGCCGCGCTGCGCGACGCCGCGGTCGCCGGCCTGATGGTGACCGACGAAGCCTCGGCGATGGAATACGCGGGATTCCATCCGCGGCTGGTCGAAGGGCGCGAGGACAATCTGAAGGTGACTACGCCGGCGGATTTGGCGCTGGTCGAATATCTGTTGGGCCTGCGCTGA
- the ftsB gene encoding cell division protein FtsB translates to MRWQRLLVLALAGLLVVLQYRLWWGQGGTRSVASLEHQVQQQTRDNGGLRQRNAALKAEVEDLKSGEAAVEERARSELGMIKPGETFYRVVEPESPAHAQGEAADPAAQAP, encoded by the coding sequence ATGCGCTGGCAGCGGTTGCTGGTGTTGGCCCTGGCGGGCCTGCTCGTCGTCCTGCAGTACCGCTTGTGGTGGGGCCAGGGCGGCACCCGTTCGGTGGCCTCGCTGGAACATCAGGTGCAGCAGCAGACCCGCGACAACGGCGGGCTGCGCCAGCGCAACGCCGCGCTCAAGGCCGAAGTCGAGGACCTCAAGTCCGGCGAGGCCGCGGTGGAGGAGCGCGCGCGCAGCGAGCTGGGCATGATCAAGCCCGGCGAGACCTTCTACCGCGTGGTCGAGCCCGAATCCCCGGCGCACGCCCAGGGCGAGGCCGCCGACCCGGCCGCACAGGCGCCATGA